The genomic window TACATAAAAATTttgcttttgaaaaaaaaatcaaaaattcaacatatatatataatgagttAATTGTACCAAGCATCCTTAAATTatgacttttattttaaattaatttttaaattttaaaatgtgctAATTACATTcccaatttattaatgttatACCAATCAGATCATTCAATTATTAAAACCATCAAGTTAACTGTTAAATGACACATCaactattatataatataatttaaaataaaaaatttaaagaaaagtaaatattaatgcataacttttaaaagtaaaaactaaaatgaaacgataaatttgtaaaaactttgaaaactttaaaattgaaatatttaggacatctttaaaaaatttattttgaacttgaaaattgaaaattttgaaataataaattgaaaatgttGTGTGGAATGCAAAAGATTGGGCCTACCCACACATAAAATGTGTCAGACCCAACAATGAAACATATAAGAAGGAAGAATTAAAAGTGTGTTTGTGAAATTAAATGTCTCCTCTACCTTATCTACTGGTAATATTAATGGGGTAAAAGAATCCCAAATTTcaaatcaaagtaaaaaaaaaaaaaaaacagcaattGAGTGCCACAAAATAacctgtttttggagtccccaaAATCTTCGTAGGACTTCAATATACTGTCCACCCTTTTTAGCATTTAAGATGTAAACGCATTTAATGGcctttctttcattttcatttcttttggtaACTTTTTAAGATAAAACTTACTTACCCTTCaagtgtaaaatattttttactattatagttttaagaattttgatttttttttaaattttgaagatAATTTTTcgtatttattaagtaaatttaaaataatatttttattgttatttttatattttttttctatttagttGATTTAATTCTCTATTTCTAATGAAAATTTAATACTTGACTTCTTCCATACAAAATGCATTTGGCTTcaacttaaattaaatattttaaatgtatttttaaaattattattaaaattaaatctcaatgaaaaatattattaaaatataaagatttaaattttttatctcaaaattataattacaattaaatagttaaatattcATTAtgtatttacataaaaaaatttattaaacaagaaataaaatgtaaaaagagatgacaaaaataaaatataattatcattgccctaaaaaacaaatttatattGAGATTTCCTTGACGAGTGACTATGTGTGTCTGCATGATCCACCTTTTTAGGATCTTGACGAGCCCACCAAGGACAATATGACCTCCTAGTGAACAACAGTTTGTAGGTTTCTCTCTACGCTGTTGGCCCCCCTCAACAAGGTCTTAACTTAATGGCAAGATTAAGACCATGAGAACTCTAAGATACTAGATTTATGTCTCACTCTATGTAAGTTATGTCTGAGTTCTTAGtttatatttattatgttttatgtcCAAGGGCGTAAATAGGAGGGCAGGCAATGGCCTTGATCCCTCCACCCAAATTGTAAATATGCCTTTTTTAGTCCCTTTAAAAGGTTTATCAAGTTATAAGTCCacataatggtaaaattgcacttacACTCTCCAAAAAGTTATGATTCATCTAGAAACTCAAAGTAAAATTGTAATCCCACTATATGCAAactttgtatatatttattatagtGTAGACCTTAATATATCAgtttaattgtgtttttatattgattaattttaattatagtaaaatagaatacaaattatatatgtttaaaggataaatttatatttgatttagAACTCATTTAATAAACAAAAGTTAAGGAATTAATGGATTTGTTGGAAGTATGGGTAATTATGAGTTGTTGAATTTTAGTATGTTAAATACTATGAGCATTAAATTGGCTAGAATTTCGAAATGTATTCGGTTAACGAAAATAAAATTACAGAATTCCAAAAAGAGAACACACACAACCAATCGAATGAACATCAATGGACAACAAACAGTTAAGTCTGAAAAAAATGCCAAactaacaaacaaacaaaaaaccaAACTACAATGCAAAAAAAAGTGACGGCCAACAGTGTCACAGTGTTATTTCCCATCACAATTCACTCTGAGACGTCGAAAATGTCGTCGATGTAATGTCACCTTCACCCCCATAATAAGATTTCGAATCCATTTCTTTTAAAGTAATTGCAGGAACCAACTAAACGATTTAATTCCGGGTTGGATTGTTTTTCTGTTAAGGTTATTAAGAAGTGGagccattttttattttccaaaaaaaataaagtgTGAATGGTTTTGAGGGTGGAGAGCTATCATGGAGATTACGTAAATTATGGGGATTGAGATGGCTCGAAAACCAGCTTTAAATGCCCCGTGGTTGGCGAGCCCTTTTGGCATGTTTTATACACTAGCAAACGAAAGAACAAAAAATGAAGACGTTGTTTGAAATTTGGTTCTCATGTGGGTGTGGATGATGGTGACCAGTGAGATCGGTCGTAATGATGGAGTTGTGGGCGGAGATGGAAAATTTAGTGTTTTAAAGGCCCACTCTTACTCCGCCTACACTCTTCTATTTTTCATGCAGGAATATCATCCAACACATGGGGCCTCTATTTCTCAATGTTACTCATGTTTTTGTTTTACTACTTCAACCGCGTTTTCAACTTTCTTTGTTTTCTGATATAAGGCCCAACCACTTCTGCCCATAGCTGTTCCGGCCCAACAATTTCTGTCCCATAGCTATTCAGCCTAACCTTGATGGGGTACAGGCAGTCTTTCTAGCTCCGCACAGACAACATTTCGATGCCAAGCTGCTCCGGGTTTGACCTGAAAACTGAGTGCTGTTCGGCTTTGGAAATTTTGGACTCGACTCGAAAAAAAAACATGATATAATAGGAATGTACGAAGGTGATAAAGCCAACATGAATTATTAACGTGTCAAAACGAGACTTGAACCTAAACATTTAACTTcaccatttcaattttattacaaaattttaataaatatatttattacataatgagattatacaaaaacaaaaaaaaaactcacaaaCAAATCTCTGATTCTGGCGTGCAAAGCAATAGCAAAGTGTGACTAGTAAAAAGTTTATTGAGCCAATACCATTACCTATTAAGAGAAGCTAATACCAGCGAAACAATATGCAGAGATCCGGTGACCACGAGAATACCTAGCTCGTTCCTCGTTCTTTCTCTAAGAATTTGATTAGCAAACCTCAAGGAATCCGATAGCGAGTTCTGGGCAGCAACTATGGTTTCATGTTTCGAGTCCCTTGTCGAGGAAATGAAGTTGTCCTCGAACAATTCTCTATACCGTGTCATTCTATCGTGAAGAACTTCAATGCCCAATTCTCTGGAAGCTTGTATCCAACAATCTCTTAAAGCGGTTGCCGAGGTCGTCCGTGATGTGCCACCAGCTATGTCGGCTTCTGTTAGGAAGACTGCCTCTAGTTGTTTACCTGAGAGAGTAATGGTAAAAATCGGAGTTAAATTTATCAAGTACTAATGATACCCCATTCTAGAGTTTATGGGGTGTCGGTTTATACCTGAAAGGAACTCTTTAGCAAATGCTAAATGGTCTTTGTCACTAGCCATAGCAACAACAATAGCCAATCGTGAATCCGGAAACGTCGTTTGTATTGTTTCCAGTAAAGCTTTTGCAGAGTCTTTCGTGTGAGCTGAAAAACAACATAAGTACACCATCAGAAGTACTTCCAGGAAAATGACGAGTTCATATAAAGCTGAATGATTACAAGAATAGGCAGTTAATCCTAATTTCTCTGCTCATCTAAATCTAGAAATAGAAAACAAAGGAAATCAAGAGGAATAAACCTCCATCGACTAATACTGTTGATCCTGATAATCCTAACTTCTCAGCTTCTTTGGACATCAGAAATTGGCTTCTTCCTGGCAAGAATGTATTCTCCAAGCCAGCCCTAATAGATCCGTTCGAGATTCTCCATCCTGAAGCATGCACAAAATTATCCAAAGAaacaataagaaataataaaagagaacccaaaaaaaaaaaaaaaaacttaactggACTTAACAAGGCCTTGATGACTTATTCCCACGTAGTATTCATGCTTTATCATTACCTAAAGTTTGGTTTGCTGGGCTACTCACGAGTTTCTATGATGCTGGCATCAGTAGAAATCAAGCGATCAGAATAATGAAGATTAAGCACCTACCTTGGTTGCGCAGGCATAGTGCCGCGCATGTTGCAGTTACTGCATTTTGAAGTTGATGAGTTCCAAGCATCGACAGGTTTAGATCACGTAACTCAATGGACTGTGTAGATTAAACAATATAAGTTCATGAAAATGATTCAAAATACAAAGGGAATTAAGTTAAAAGCACTCAAGTTATTTGCAGTGTAAGGCTCGAAAGAACATACCGACTGTGAGCCATGGTCAAGTTCTATCACCAAGTCACAGCATTGAGAAGGTCTGCCCTTAAACGTGCCAATTCCTTTTATGGATGTTCTAACTCCAGCATCAGATGCTGATACAATAGGTGAAAACATTGAAGATGCTCTATCACGAAGAATGCGATCAATGTGGGGAAGAAATGGCCCGCCTAAAATCACCTGAAAATTAGAACCATTAAACAGGCATTATATCTCAAAACCAATACAAAATCGACCCATCAAGCAACAATCCATTGGTTTTgatgcatgcatatatatatgaagaaaaaGAACATCATATACCAAAGTTTTTTATTTGAATCTATGGTCCTGATTAAGAAAGGTACTAAATGACGAGCTCAAAAAGCACACACTGACATCAAACAAAACTTTTTTTCAGGTAAAATCACCTAACTGGACGACCATGTTTAATGATTCCAGCTTTTGCCATTGCAATGCTTTCCAAAGAACCCCCGAGCGCAGCCAAATGTTCCTCACCTATCGCCGTTATGATTGACGCATCAAGTTCCGAACTAGAAATAACATTCGTAGCGTCCCTAGCACCCCCTAAACCAGCCTGtctcgttacaatcaaaccaaacaagaaaaaaaaggaaCAGTAAGTCCAACATGAAGGCAGACACAACTGCTTGCGCCCCGCACACGCATACACACTCAAAGGTGCTGTAAAGAAAATTCATTAGGCAAATAAAAATCACCTCTATGATTGCAATATCCACATTCTCTTGAGCAAATAAAGCGAATGCCACCGCAGTAAGAACCTAAAAAAAACATGTTAGCTTATATCCAACAAAACGATATTAATAGATACGAAAAATCTCAACATGTACGAACCTCGAAGTGACTAAGACATCCATTTTCGAGCACAATAGCTTCGTTGAGACTTCGTTTAATACTATGGAAGAGGCAATTCAATGCATTGGAAGACACTGGCTTCCCCATTTTTCCTACTGACATACGTTCTCTTATACTAAGCATATGTGGACTGcttaaaaacaaaacatatataaattacagTGCTGCAATATCATCCAAAACGACAACCAAATATGAAGACAGCAAACATAAAACGCACCTAGTA from Gossypium hirsutum isolate 1008001.06 chromosome D12, Gossypium_hirsutum_v2.1, whole genome shotgun sequence includes these protein-coding regions:
- the LOC121224364 gene encoding dihydrofolate synthetase; protein product: MKIRKLIVSQRSTLTHRKPLSNFQLESKQCLSSYTEEPELEGFSQFIDSLKNYEKSGVPKDAGTDSDDGFDLGRMKRLMTRLGNPLSNFKSVHIAGTKGKGSTAAYLSNILRSEGYSVGCYTSPHMLSIRERMSVGKMGKPVSSNALNCLFHSIKRSLNEAIVLENGCLSHFEVLTAVAFALFAQENVDIAIIEAGLGGARDATNVISSSELDASIITAIGEEHLAALGGSLESIAMAKAGIIKHGRPVILGGPFLPHIDRILRDRASSMFSPIVSASDAGVRTSIKGIGTFKGRPSQCCDLVIELDHGSQSSIELRDLNLSMLGTHQLQNAVTATCAALCLRNQGWRISNGSIRAGLENTFLPGRSQFLMSKEAEKLGLSGSTVLVDGAHTKDSAKALLETIQTTFPDSRLAIVVAMASDKDHLAFAKEFLSGKQLEAVFLTEADIAGGTSRTTSATALRDCWIQASRELGIEVLHDRMTRYRELFEDNFISSTRDSKHETIVAAQNSLSDSLRFANQILRERTRNELGILVVTGSLHIVSLVLASLNR